In Sorghum bicolor cultivar BTx623 chromosome 10, Sorghum_bicolor_NCBIv3, whole genome shotgun sequence, one genomic interval encodes:
- the LOC110430718 gene encoding uncharacterized protein LOC110430718 isoform X1: MPIMASAAEHPWRIKLLDYSLRELGGKQLDNGLSVAVRCDAETSAIEYRLESSSTRSPANAAAFGPSVEQLLHDLRKCWQQVFGLSLWKMLLQITWWMLFWFFNMIVQCTNLSVANTNYYDCLLVCIHVLLVDFTILDDIM; the protein is encoded by the exons ATGCCTATAATGGCCTCCGCTGCGGAACACCCATGGAGAATCAAGCTCCTTGATTATTCTCTTCGAGAACTGGGTGGGAAACAACTGGATAATGGCCTTTCTGTTGCTGTCCGCTGTGATGCTGAGACTAGTGCAATTGAGTACAG GTTGGAATCTTCATCCACTCGGTCTCCAGCAAATGCAGCTGCATTTGGACCTTCTGTTGAACAACTGCTGCATGATCTTAG GAAGTGCTGGCAACAAGTCTTTGGCTTGAGTTTGTGGAAAATGCTTCTCCAGATAACCTGGTGGATGTTATTTTGGTTTTTCAATATGATTGTGCAGTGCACAAACCTTAGTGTAGCAAATACAAACTATTATGATTGCTTGCTGGTGTGCATTCATGTGCTTTTGGTAGACTTCACTATATTGGATGATATAATGTGA
- the LOC110430718 gene encoding uncharacterized protein LOC110430718 isoform X2: MDEADDELRTLKVGFTASGEEQFRKLVAEKLRGFKRDVDHTLVEVLATSLWLEFVENASPDNLVDVILVFQYDCAVHKP, from the exons ATGGACGAGGCGGACGATGAACTTCGCACCTTGAAGGTCGGCTTCACCGCCTCCGGAGAGGAGCAGTTCCGGAAGCTCGTGGCGGAGAAGCTGCGGGGGTTCAAGAGGGACGTGGACCACACCCTCGTG GAAGTGCTGGCAACAAGTCTTTGGCTTGAGTTTGTGGAAAATGCTTCTCCAGATAACCTGGTGGATGTTATTTTGGTTTTTCAATATGATTGTGCAGTGCACAAACCTTAG